A single Brevundimonas sp. M20 DNA region contains:
- a CDS encoding LytTR family DNA-binding domain-containing protein, whose amino-acid sequence MTRPDRSARTFSISIDRSLIRGLLIAEGAALVLALTGAFGMDQVPLWVRLAYWCPMMLVGALWGILASRLIEKHIDLDRRPWLMAGALTALISGPTAVSVWAVTSLVFNGDRTLHLSSLPNFFVPVLIVTGTLSLLNVFLARTPVQTHAATQGAAPARFPDRLPPKLRGATIHAVESEDHYLRIHTDRGSDLILMRLSDALTELEGLEGAQTHRSWWVARDAVREVARGEGRATLTLPGGIEAPVSRRYARALRDAGWY is encoded by the coding sequence ATGACCCGTCCCGATCGGTCCGCCCGGACCTTCAGCATCTCCATTGATCGCAGCCTGATCCGGGGCCTGCTCATCGCCGAGGGCGCCGCCCTCGTCCTGGCGCTGACCGGCGCCTTTGGTATGGATCAGGTCCCGCTGTGGGTCCGTCTCGCCTACTGGTGTCCGATGATGCTGGTCGGCGCGCTGTGGGGCATTCTGGCCTCCCGTCTGATCGAGAAGCACATTGATCTGGACCGGCGCCCCTGGCTGATGGCCGGCGCCCTGACGGCGCTGATCTCGGGGCCCACGGCGGTTTCGGTCTGGGCGGTGACGAGTCTGGTGTTCAACGGCGACCGGACCCTGCACCTGTCCAGCCTGCCGAACTTCTTCGTCCCGGTCCTCATCGTCACCGGGACCCTCTCTCTGCTCAACGTCTTCCTCGCGCGCACGCCCGTCCAGACCCATGCCGCGACGCAGGGCGCCGCCCCGGCCCGCTTCCCCGACCGCCTGCCGCCGAAGCTGCGCGGAGCGACGATCCACGCCGTCGAGTCCGAGGACCACTATCTTCGCATCCACACCGACCGGGGCTCGGACCTGATCCTCATGCGCCTGTCCGACGCCCTGACCGAACTGGAAGGCCTCGAAGGCGCGCAGACGCATCGCAGCTGGTGGGTCGCCCGGGACGCGGTCCGCGAGGTCGCCCGGGGCGAAGGCCGCGCCACCCTGACCCTGCCCGGCGGGATTGAGGCTCCCGTCAGCCGTCGCTACGCCAGGGCACTGCGCGACGCCGGCTGGTACTGA
- a CDS encoding TetR/AcrR family transcriptional regulator — protein MSEPEPPAPQDENRPARRGRPPKARAAGTADTRESILDAAEDLFSKHGFYGVTIREVSREAGVDTALVHYYFGAKRGLFDAVFLRRAEVWNNERVDAINRYAREAGEAMTLEGLLEAFLRPPFQWSLKGGPGWKHYSALVAQTNANPAFGGETMARYFDPAIRRLIELIKQVLPDAREVDLYWAYHNLSGALTLTLGETGRLDRLSGGLCKSGDLETAGDYMVRFAAAGFRAVCAVEDRERA, from the coding sequence ATGAGCGAGCCCGAGCCCCCCGCACCCCAGGATGAAAACCGCCCCGCACGCCGTGGACGGCCGCCCAAGGCCCGCGCGGCCGGGACCGCCGACACCCGCGAATCAATCCTGGACGCGGCCGAGGACCTGTTCTCGAAGCACGGCTTCTATGGCGTCACCATTCGCGAGGTGTCGCGTGAGGCCGGGGTCGATACGGCGCTGGTGCACTATTATTTCGGCGCCAAGCGCGGCCTGTTCGACGCGGTTTTCCTGCGCCGGGCCGAGGTCTGGAACAACGAGCGGGTCGACGCGATCAACCGCTATGCGCGCGAAGCCGGTGAGGCGATGACGCTGGAAGGCCTGCTCGAAGCCTTCCTGCGACCGCCGTTCCAGTGGTCGCTCAAGGGCGGGCCGGGCTGGAAGCACTACTCCGCCCTCGTCGCCCAGACCAACGCCAACCCGGCCTTCGGCGGCGAGACCATGGCCCGCTATTTCGACCCCGCCATCCGCCGTCTGATCGAGTTGATCAAACAGGTTCTTCCGGACGCCCGCGAGGTCGATCTCTACTGGGCCTACCACAATCTTTCGGGGGCCCTGACGCTGACCCTGGGCGAGACCGGGCGTCTGGATCGCCTGTCCGGAGGCCTGTGCAAGTCAGGCGACCTCGAGACAGCGGGCGACTACATGGTCCGGTTCGCGGCGGCGGGCTTCCGCGCGGTGTGCGCCGTCGAGGATCGCGAGCGGGCCTGA